A section of the Pseudomonas fluorescens genome encodes:
- the aroB gene encoding 3-dehydroquinate synthase, with protein sequence MQTLKVDLGERSYPIHIGEGLLDQPKLLAPHIAGRQVAIISNETVAPLYLERLSRSLAAYSVISVILPDGEAFKNWETLQRIFDGLLTARHDRRTTVIALGGGVIGDMAGFAAACYQRGVDFIQVPTTLLSQVDSSVGGKTGINHPLGKNMVGAFYQPNAVLIDTATLNTLPPRELSAGLAEVIKYGLICDEPFLAWLEEHVDALRNLDQVALTEAISRSCAAKALVVNADERESGVRATLNLGHTFGHAIETHMGYGVWLHGEAVAAGTVMALEMSQRLGWISVQERDRGIRLFQRAGLPVIPPEEMTEADFLEHMAIDKKVIDGRLRLVLLRRMGEAVVTDDYPKEILQATLGADYRALAQLKG encoded by the coding sequence ATGCAGACACTTAAGGTCGATCTTGGCGAGCGTAGCTACCCGATCCATATCGGTGAAGGTTTGTTGGACCAGCCCAAGTTGCTCGCACCGCATATTGCCGGGCGACAAGTGGCAATCATCTCCAACGAGACAGTGGCGCCGCTGTACCTTGAGCGTCTGAGCCGCAGCCTTGCGGCGTATTCGGTGATCTCGGTGATTCTTCCCGACGGCGAAGCCTTCAAGAACTGGGAAACCCTGCAACGGATCTTTGACGGGCTGCTCACCGCGCGCCACGACCGGCGTACCACGGTGATAGCCCTTGGTGGCGGCGTGATCGGCGATATGGCTGGGTTTGCGGCGGCCTGTTACCAGCGAGGCGTGGACTTTATCCAGGTGCCGACCACGTTGCTGTCCCAGGTCGATTCGTCGGTGGGCGGCAAGACCGGCATCAACCATCCCCTGGGCAAGAACATGGTCGGTGCGTTCTACCAGCCCAATGCCGTGCTGATCGATACCGCGACGCTCAATACCTTGCCACCCCGCGAGTTGTCGGCGGGTCTGGCGGAGGTTATCAAGTACGGGTTGATCTGCGATGAGCCGTTCCTGGCCTGGCTTGAAGAACACGTCGATGCCTTGCGCAACCTGGACCAGGTGGCGCTGACCGAGGCGATCTCCCGCTCCTGCGCGGCCAAGGCACTGGTGGTCAACGCCGACGAGCGTGAGTCTGGCGTGCGCGCCACCTTGAACCTGGGCCACACCTTTGGCCATGCGATTGAAACCCATATGGGCTATGGTGTCTGGTTGCATGGGGAGGCCGTGGCGGCTGGCACAGTAATGGCGTTGGAGATGTCGCAACGCCTGGGCTGGATCAGTGTCCAAGAGCGTGACCGCGGTATTCGCCTGTTCCAGCGCGCCGGGTTGCCGGTCATTCCTCCTGAGGAAATGACCGAGGCTGATTTCCTCGAACATATGGCGATAGACAAGAAAGTGATCGATGGTCGTTTGCGTCTGGTGCTGTTGCGCCGAATGGGCGAAGCGGTAGTGACCGACGATTATCCGAAAGAGATTCTACAGGCCACGCTGGGAGCGGATTACCGCGCCCTGGCCCAGCTGAAAGGTTAA
- a CDS encoding SPOR domain-containing protein — protein sequence MTSLHADEAFLGHYQLSHDPFAPRVPGFKFFPAQRKPVLGQLHHLARYSQLLLVVTGPLGSGKTLLRQALVASTNKQSVQSVVVSARGAGDAAGVLRQVAQALDVANAEPTAILKQVVQLGLTGQEVYLLVDDAEQLDESALEALLALAAGTPEGRPHVFLFGEASLIADLEQLSGEQELFHVIELQPYEEEETREYLAQRLEGAGQGIELFSAQQISDIHESSDGWPGTINQVARDAMIEAMIASRSAVKRPKMGFTMPKKHVLAISAVVVVAVAAAWLIPGRSKAPTAPGAPTEQAQLPLGKPTTNGAPAVEFAGSGQPTNLPMVGQPVMRGPLAEEAGAISEGDDGVPVEGSSATPPTVTTVAPPPGATASPAPVPAARPTPAPTQVATAKPAPAPVVKPTPAPAAKPAPAAKPAEKPVTVAKAAAGSGWYTSQPAKNYVVQILGTSSEANAQAFVKEQGGEYRYFKKVLNGKPLYVITYGSFPSRAAADSAIKALPAKVQAGKPWPRTVASVQQELATTR from the coding sequence ATGACTAGTTTGCATGCCGACGAGGCGTTCCTCGGCCATTACCAGTTGAGCCATGACCCTTTTGCGCCACGGGTCCCAGGTTTCAAGTTTTTCCCAGCGCAGCGCAAGCCGGTGTTGGGGCAGTTGCACCACCTGGCGCGCTACAGCCAGTTGCTATTGGTGGTCACAGGCCCTTTGGGCAGCGGCAAGACGCTGTTGCGCCAGGCTCTGGTGGCCAGTACCAACAAGCAATCGGTGCAGAGCGTGGTGGTTTCCGCCCGTGGTGCCGGTGATGCGGCGGGTGTGTTGCGCCAGGTTGCCCAGGCGCTGGACGTGGCCAATGCCGAGCCGACTGCAATTCTCAAGCAAGTGGTGCAACTGGGCCTGACCGGCCAGGAAGTCTACCTGCTGGTGGACGATGCCGAGCAGCTCGACGAGTCCGCCCTGGAAGCGTTGCTGGCCCTGGCGGCGGGTACGCCGGAAGGTCGTCCCCATGTGTTCCTGTTTGGTGAGGCGTCGCTGATTGCCGATCTGGAGCAGCTCAGTGGCGAGCAAGAGCTGTTCCATGTCATCGAATTGCAGCCCTACGAAGAAGAGGAAACCCGCGAGTATCTGGCTCAGCGCCTTGAAGGTGCCGGCCAGGGTATCGAACTTTTCTCCGCCCAGCAGATCTCTGATATTCACGAAAGCTCCGACGGCTGGCCTGGCACCATCAACCAGGTGGCCCGGGATGCGATGATCGAAGCCATGATTGCCAGCCGTTCAGCGGTTAAGCGTCCAAAGATGGGGTTCACCATGCCGAAGAAACACGTACTGGCGATTTCTGCTGTTGTCGTGGTTGCCGTTGCCGCCGCCTGGTTGATTCCTGGCCGCAGCAAGGCACCGACCGCGCCAGGCGCGCCTACCGAGCAGGCGCAACTGCCACTGGGCAAGCCCACCACCAATGGCGCGCCTGCCGTTGAGTTCGCCGGTTCCGGCCAGCCTACCAACCTGCCGATGGTCGGCCAGCCGGTCATGCGTGGTCCGTTGGCAGAAGAAGCGGGCGCGATCTCCGAAGGCGACGACGGTGTGCCGGTAGAAGGCTCCAGCGCTACGCCACCCACCGTTACCACCGTGGCCCCGCCTCCCGGCGCAACTGCCAGCCCGGCGCCTGTGCCTGCGGCCAGGCCGACGCCTGCCCCGACCCAGGTCGCCACCGCCAAACCAGCCCCGGCGCCAGTGGTCAAGCCGACGCCAGCGCCTGCGGCCAAGCCAGCACCCGCCGCCAAGCCTGCTGAAAAGCCGGTGACTGTGGCCAAAGCCGCTGCCGGCAGCGGCTGGTACACCAGCCAGCCGGCCAAGAACTACGTAGTGCAGATCCTCGGCACCAGCTCCGAAGCCAACGCTCAGGCGTTCGTCAAAGAGCAGGGTGGCGAGTACCGTTATTTCAAGAAAGTGCTCAACGGCAAGCCTCTCTACGTGATCACCTACGGCAGTTTCCCGAGCCGCGCGGCAGCCGATTCCGCGATCAAGGCCTTGCCAGCGAAGGTTCAGGCTGGTAAACCTTGGCCTCGCACTGTTGCCAGCGTTCAACAAGAACTCGCAACAACTCGCTGA
- the gltB gene encoding glutamate synthase large subunit gives MKAGLYQPDEFKDNCGFGLIAHMQGEPSHTLLQTAIEALTCMTHRGGINADGKTGDGCGLLIQKPDLFLRAVAKEAFGADLPKQYAVGMVFFNQDPVKAEAARENMNREILAAGLQLVGWRKVPIDTSVLGRLAHERLPQIEQVFIAGDGLSDQDMAIKLFTSRRRSSVANALDTDHYICSFSHKTIIYKGLMMPADLTAFYPDLSDERLQTAICVFHQRFSTNTLPKWPLAQPFRFLAHNGEINTITGNRNWAVARRTKFANDLMDLEELGPLVNRVGSDSSSMDNMLELMVTGGIDLFRGVRMIIPPAWQNVETMDPDLRAFYEYNSMHMEPWDGPAGVVMTDGRYAVCLLDRNGLRPARWVTTTNGFITLASEVGVWNYQPQDVIAKGRVGPGQILAVDTETGQILDTDAIDNRLKSRHPYKQWLRKNALRIQATMEDNDHGSAFYDVDQLKQYMKMYQVTFEERDQVLRPLGEQGYEAVGSMGDDTPMAVLSQRVRTPYDYFRQQFAQVTNPPIDPLREAIVMSLEVCLGAERNIFQESPEHASRVILSSPVISPAKWRSLMTLERPGFDRQIIDLNYDESLGLEAAVRNVADQAEEAVRAGRTQIVLTDRHIAPGKLPIHASLATGAVHHRLTEKGLRCDSNILVETATARDPHHFAVLIGFGASAVYPFLAYEVLGDLIRTGEVLGDLYEVFKNYRKGITKGLLKILSKMGISTVTSYRGAQLFEAIGLSEEVCELSFRGVPSRIKGARFVDIEAEQKALAAEAWSARKPIQQGGLLKFVHGGEYHAYNPDVVNTLQAAVQQGDYAKFKEYTALVDNRPVSMIRDLFRVKTLDTPMDIAQVEPLESILKRFDSAGISLGALSPEAHEALAEAMNRLGARSNSGEGGEDPARYGTIKSSKIKQVATGRFGVTPEYLVNAEVLQIKVAQGAKPGEGGQLPGGKVNGLIAKLRYAVPGVTLISPPPHHDIYSIEDLSQLIFDLKQVNPQALVSVKLVAEAGVGTIAAGVAKAYADLITISGYDGGTGASPLTSIKYAGAPWELGLAETHQTLRGNDLRGKVRVQTDGGLKTGLDVIKAAILGAESFGFGTAPMIALGCKYLRICHLNNCATGVATQNEKLRKDHYIGTVDMVVNFFTYVAIETREWLAKLGVRSLEELIGRTDLLEILEGQTAKQHHLDLTPLLGSDHIPADKPQFCGVERNPPFDKGLLAEKMVEIAGSSINDASGGEFALDICNCDRSIGARISGEIARKHGNQGMAKAPITFRFKGTAGQSFGVWNAGGLHMYLEGDANDYVGKGMTGGKLVIVPPAGSIYKTQDSAIIGNTCLYGATGGKLFAAGTAGERFAVRNSGAHTVVEGTGDHCCEYMTGGFVAVLGKTGYNFGSGMTGGFAYVLDQDNTFVDKVNHELVEIQRISGEAMESYRNHLQHVLDEYVEETGSEWGRNLAENLDDYLRRFWLVKPKAANLKSLLSSIRANPQ, from the coding sequence ATGAAAGCAGGTCTGTACCAACCCGATGAATTCAAGGATAACTGTGGTTTCGGCCTGATCGCCCATATGCAGGGCGAACCCAGTCATACCCTTCTGCAAACGGCCATCGAGGCCCTGACCTGCATGACCCACCGTGGTGGGATCAACGCCGACGGCAAGACCGGTGACGGTTGTGGCTTGCTGATTCAAAAGCCCGACCTGTTCCTGCGCGCTGTCGCCAAGGAAGCCTTCGGCGCCGATTTGCCCAAGCAATACGCGGTGGGCATGGTGTTCTTCAATCAGGACCCGGTCAAAGCCGAGGCCGCTCGCGAGAACATGAACCGCGAGATCCTCGCCGCCGGCCTGCAACTCGTCGGCTGGCGCAAAGTGCCGATCGACACCAGCGTGCTCGGCCGCCTGGCCCATGAGCGTCTGCCGCAGATCGAGCAAGTGTTTATCGCCGGCGACGGCCTGAGCGACCAGGACATGGCGATCAAGCTGTTCACCTCCCGTCGTCGCTCGTCCGTGGCCAACGCCCTGGACACCGACCACTACATCTGCAGCTTTTCCCACAAGACCATCATTTATAAAGGCCTGATGATGCCGGCGGACTTGACCGCCTTCTATCCAGACCTGAGCGATGAGCGCCTGCAAACCGCGATCTGCGTGTTCCACCAGCGCTTCTCCACCAACACCCTGCCGAAATGGCCGCTGGCCCAGCCATTCCGCTTCCTCGCCCACAACGGCGAGATCAACACCATCACCGGCAACCGCAACTGGGCCGTGGCCCGTCGCACCAAGTTCGCCAACGACCTGATGGACCTCGAAGAACTCGGCCCGCTGGTCAACCGCGTGGGTTCCGACTCCTCGAGCATGGACAACATGCTGGAACTGATGGTCACCGGCGGCATCGACCTTTTCCGTGGCGTGCGCATGATCATTCCGCCAGCGTGGCAGAACGTCGAGACCATGGACCCCGACCTGCGGGCGTTCTATGAGTACAACTCGATGCACATGGAACCGTGGGACGGCCCGGCTGGCGTGGTCATGACCGATGGTCGCTACGCGGTGTGCCTGCTCGACCGTAACGGCCTGCGCCCGGCGCGCTGGGTCACCACCACCAACGGCTTCATCACCCTGGCGTCGGAAGTCGGCGTGTGGAACTACCAGCCGCAGGACGTGATTGCCAAAGGCCGGGTCGGCCCTGGCCAGATCCTCGCCGTGGACACCGAAACCGGGCAGATCCTCGACACCGATGCCATCGACAACCGCCTGAAGTCGCGACACCCGTACAAGCAGTGGCTGCGCAAGAACGCCCTGCGTATCCAGGCGACCATGGAAGACAACGATCACGGTTCGGCGTTCTATGACGTCGACCAGCTCAAGCAGTACATGAAGATGTACCAGGTCACGTTCGAGGAGCGCGACCAGGTGCTGCGCCCGCTCGGCGAGCAAGGCTACGAGGCTGTCGGCTCCATGGGCGACGATACGCCGATGGCCGTGCTGTCCCAGCGCGTGCGCACGCCGTACGACTATTTCCGCCAGCAGTTCGCCCAGGTGACCAACCCACCTATCGACCCGCTGCGTGAAGCCATCGTCATGTCCCTGGAAGTGTGCCTCGGTGCCGAGCGCAACATCTTCCAGGAGTCGCCTGAGCACGCTTCGCGCGTGATCCTCAGCTCGCCGGTGATTTCCCCGGCCAAGTGGCGCTCGTTGATGACCCTGGAGCGTCCAGGCTTCGACCGCCAGATCATCGACCTGAACTACGACGAGAGCCTCGGCCTGGAAGCCGCGGTGCGTAACGTCGCTGATCAGGCTGAAGAAGCCGTGCGTGCCGGTCGCACCCAGATCGTGCTGACCGACCGCCATATCGCCCCGGGCAAGCTGCCGATCCACGCGTCCCTGGCGACCGGTGCGGTACACCACCGCCTGACCGAAAAAGGCCTGCGCTGCGACTCCAACATCCTCGTCGAAACCGCCACCGCTCGCGACCCGCATCACTTCGCCGTACTGATCGGTTTCGGTGCCTCGGCGGTGTACCCGTTCCTGGCCTACGAAGTGCTGGGTGACCTGATCCGTACCGGTGAAGTGCTGGGCGACCTCTACGAGGTGTTCAAGAACTACCGCAAAGGCATCACCAAGGGCCTGCTGAAGATCCTGTCGAAGATGGGCATCTCCACCGTCACGTCGTACCGCGGCGCACAGTTGTTCGAGGCCATCGGCCTGTCGGAAGAAGTCTGCGAGCTGAGCTTCCGTGGCGTGCCGAGCCGTATCAAGGGCGCGCGTTTCGTCGACATCGAAGCCGAGCAGAAAGCCCTGGCAGCCGAAGCCTGGAGCGCACGCAAGCCGATCCAGCAAGGTGGCCTGCTCAAGTTCGTGCACGGTGGCGAATACCACGCCTACAACCCGGACGTGGTCAACACCCTGCAAGCTGCTGTGCAACAGGGCGACTACGCCAAGTTCAAGGAATACACCGCGCTGGTGGATAACCGCCCGGTGTCGATGATCCGTGACCTGTTCCGGGTGAAGACCCTGGACACGCCGATGGACATCGCCCAAGTCGAGCCGCTGGAGTCGATCCTCAAGCGCTTCGACTCCGCCGGTATTTCCCTGGGCGCCTTGTCCCCCGAGGCCCACGAAGCCCTGGCCGAAGCCATGAACCGCCTGGGTGCGCGTTCCAACTCCGGCGAAGGTGGGGAAGACCCGGCGCGCTACGGCACCATCAAAAGCTCGAAAATCAAGCAGGTTGCGACCGGTCGTTTCGGTGTGACCCCGGAATACCTGGTCAACGCCGAAGTGCTGCAGATCAAGGTGGCCCAGGGTGCCAAGCCCGGTGAGGGCGGCCAGCTGCCGGGCGGCAAGGTCAATGGTCTGATCGCCAAGCTGCGTTACGCAGTGCCGGGCGTCACGCTGATTTCGCCTCCGCCGCACCACGACATCTACTCGATCGAAGACTTGTCGCAGCTGATTTTCGACTTGAAACAAGTCAACCCGCAGGCGCTGGTCTCGGTGAAGCTGGTAGCAGAAGCCGGCGTGGGCACCATTGCCGCTGGCGTGGCCAAGGCCTATGCCGACCTGATCACCATCTCCGGCTACGACGGCGGCACCGGCGCTTCGCCGCTGACCTCCATCAAGTACGCCGGCGCACCGTGGGAACTCGGCCTGGCCGAAACCCACCAGACCCTGCGCGGCAACGACCTGCGCGGCAAGGTCCGGGTGCAGACCGACGGCGGCCTGAAAACCGGCCTCGACGTGATCAAGGCCGCGATCCTCGGCGCCGAAAGCTTCGGCTTCGGGACTGCGCCAATGATCGCCCTGGGCTGCAAATACCTGCGCATCTGCCACTTGAACAACTGCGCCACCGGCGTCGCCACTCAGAACGAGAAGCTGCGCAAGGATCACTACATCGGCACCGTCGACATGGTGGTGAATTTCTTCACCTACGTCGCCATCGAGACCCGTGAGTGGCTGGCCAAGCTGGGCGTGCGTTCCCTCGAAGAGCTGATCGGTCGCACCGACCTGTTGGAAATCCTCGAAGGCCAGACCGCCAAGCAACATCACCTGGACCTCACGCCGCTGCTGGGCAGCGATCACATTCCGGCCGACAAACCGCAGTTCTGCGGCGTCGAGCGTAACCCGCCCTTCGACAAAGGCCTGCTGGCCGAGAAGATGGTGGAAATCGCCGGTTCGTCGATCAATGACGCCAGCGGTGGCGAATTCGCCCTGGATATCTGCAACTGCGACCGTTCCATCGGCGCGCGGATCTCCGGCGAAATCGCGCGCAAGCACGGCAACCAGGGCATGGCGAAAGCGCCGATCACCTTCCGCTTCAAGGGCACTGCGGGCCAGAGCTTCGGCGTGTGGAACGCCGGCGGCCTACACATGTACCTCGAAGGCGACGCCAACGACTACGTGGGCAAGGGCATGACCGGCGGCAAGCTGGTGATCGTTCCGCCAGCGGGCAGCATCTACAAGACCCAGGACAGCGCCATCATCGGCAACACCTGCTTGTACGGCGCCACCGGTGGCAAGCTGTTCGCCGCCGGCACTGCCGGTGAGCGTTTCGCCGTGCGTAACTCCGGGGCCCACACCGTGGTGGAAGGCACGGGCGATCACTGCTGCGAGTACATGACCGGGGGCTTTGTCGCGGTACTGGGCAAGACCGGTTACAACTTCGGTTCGGGCATGACCGGCGGTTTCGCCTACGTGCTCGACCAGGACAACACCTTCGTCGACAAGGTCAACCACGAGTTGGTCGAGATCCAGCGGATCAGCGGCGAAGCCATGGAGTCCTACCGGAACCACTTGCAGCACGTGCTGGACGAGTACGTCGAGGAAACCGGCAGCGAATGGGGCCGTAACCTCGCCGAGAACCTCGATGATTACCTGCGTCGTTTCTGGCTGGTCAAGCCCAAGGCTGCCAACCTGAAATCGTTGCTTTCCAGCATCCGTGCCAACCCGCAGTGA
- a CDS encoding FAD-dependent oxidoreductase, producing the protein MAERLNNDFQFIDVGRKDPKKKLLRQRKKEFVEIYEPFKPQHSADQAHRCLGCGNPYCEWKCPVHNFIPNWLKLVAEGNILAAAELSHQTNTLPEVCGRVCPQDRLCEGACTLNDGFGAVTIGSVEKYITDTAFAMGWRPDMSKVKPTGKRVAIIGAGPAGLGCADVLVRGGVTPVVFDKNPEIGGLLTFGIPEFKLEKTVLSNRREVFTGMGIEFRLNTEIGKDVTMAQLLEEYDAVFMGMGTYTYMKGGFAGEDLPGVYDALDFLIANVNRNLGFEKSPEDFVDMKGKKVVVLGGGDTAMDCNRTSIRQGAKSVTCAYRRDEANMPGSRKEVKNAKEEGVKFLYNRQPIAIVGEDRVEGVKVVETRLGEPDARGRRSPEPIPGSEEIIPADAVVIAFGFRPSPAPWFEQFQIQTDSQGRVVAPEQGQYKHQTSNPKIFAGGDMVRGSDLVVTAIFEGRNAAEGILDYLQV; encoded by the coding sequence ATGGCTGAACGTCTGAATAACGACTTCCAGTTCATCGATGTCGGGCGCAAAGATCCGAAGAAGAAACTGTTGCGTCAACGCAAGAAAGAGTTCGTGGAGATCTACGAACCCTTCAAACCCCAGCACTCGGCCGACCAGGCCCACCGCTGCCTGGGGTGCGGTAACCCGTATTGCGAATGGAAGTGCCCGGTGCACAACTTCATTCCCAACTGGCTCAAGCTTGTGGCCGAGGGCAACATCCTCGCCGCCGCCGAGCTGTCGCACCAGACCAATACCCTGCCGGAGGTTTGCGGCAGGGTGTGCCCGCAGGATCGTCTGTGCGAGGGTGCCTGTACCCTCAACGATGGTTTTGGCGCAGTGACCATCGGCTCGGTAGAGAAATACATCACCGACACCGCGTTCGCCATGGGCTGGCGCCCGGACATGTCCAAGGTCAAGCCGACCGGCAAGCGTGTCGCGATCATCGGCGCAGGCCCGGCGGGCCTGGGGTGTGCCGACGTGCTGGTACGTGGCGGCGTGACCCCGGTGGTATTTGACAAGAACCCGGAAATCGGCGGCCTGCTGACCTTCGGCATCCCCGAGTTCAAGCTGGAAAAGACCGTGTTGAGCAATCGCCGCGAAGTCTTCACCGGCATGGGCATCGAGTTCCGCCTGAACACCGAGATCGGCAAAGACGTGACCATGGCGCAACTGCTCGAAGAATACGATGCTGTATTCATGGGCATGGGCACCTACACCTACATGAAGGGCGGTTTTGCCGGTGAGGACCTGCCCGGCGTGTACGACGCGCTCGACTTCCTGATCGCCAACGTCAATCGCAACCTGGGCTTTGAAAAGTCGCCGGAAGATTTCGTCGACATGAAAGGCAAGAAGGTCGTGGTACTCGGTGGTGGCGACACCGCGATGGACTGCAACCGTACCTCGATCCGCCAGGGGGCCAAGTCGGTGACCTGCGCCTATCGCCGTGACGAAGCCAACATGCCGGGCTCGCGCAAAGAGGTGAAGAACGCCAAGGAAGAAGGCGTGAAGTTCCTCTACAACCGCCAGCCGATCGCTATCGTCGGTGAAGATCGCGTCGAAGGCGTGAAGGTGGTCGAGACCCGCCTCGGCGAACCGGACGCCCGTGGCCGCCGCAGCCCCGAGCCGATCCCGGGCTCCGAAGAGATCATCCCGGCGGACGCCGTGGTCATCGCCTTCGGCTTCCGCCCGAGCCCGGCGCCGTGGTTCGAGCAGTTCCAGATCCAGACCGACAGCCAGGGCCGTGTCGTGGCCCCGGAGCAGGGCCAGTACAAACACCAGACCAGCAACCCGAAAATCTTCGCCGGTGGCGATATGGTGCGCGGTTCTGACCTGGTGGTGACGGCAATCTTCGAAGGCCGCAATGCCGCCGAAGGCATCCTGGACTACTTGCAGGTCTAA
- the hemE gene encoding uroporphyrinogen decarboxylase produces MTALKNDRFLRALLKQPVDVTPVWMMRQAGRYLPEYRASRANAGDFMSLCMNPAFACEVTMQPLDRYPQLDAAILFSDILTIPDAMGQGLYFETGEGPRFRKVVSTLADIEALPIPDPHKDLGYVMDAVSTIRRELNGRVPLIGFSGSPWTLATYMVEGGSSKDFRKTKAMLYDNPQAMHLLLDKLAQSVISYLNGQIMAGAQAVQIFDTWGGNLSAAAYQEFSLAYMRKIVSGLIREHEGRQVPVIMFTKGGGLWLESIADAGADALGLDWTCDLGEARRRVGNQVALQGNMDPTVLYAKPQAIRTEVGRILASYGKGSGHVFNLGHGITPEVNPEHAGAFLRAVHELSAQYHE; encoded by the coding sequence ATGACTGCCCTCAAGAACGACCGTTTCCTTCGTGCCCTGCTCAAGCAACCTGTAGACGTCACCCCCGTGTGGATGATGCGTCAAGCCGGCCGCTACCTGCCGGAATACCGCGCCAGCCGCGCCAACGCGGGCGATTTCATGAGCCTGTGCATGAATCCTGCGTTCGCCTGCGAAGTCACGATGCAGCCGCTGGACCGCTATCCACAACTGGATGCGGCCATTCTCTTCTCCGATATCCTGACCATCCCCGATGCCATGGGCCAGGGCCTGTACTTTGAAACCGGCGAAGGCCCACGCTTCAGGAAAGTGGTCAGCACCCTGGCCGATATCGAAGCCCTGCCGATCCCTGATCCACACAAAGACCTTGGCTACGTGATGGACGCGGTCAGCACCATTCGCCGTGAACTCAATGGCCGCGTACCGCTGATCGGCTTCTCCGGCAGCCCGTGGACCCTGGCCACCTACATGGTCGAAGGCGGTTCGTCGAAAGACTTCCGCAAGACCAAGGCTATGCTCTACGACAACCCGCAAGCCATGCACCTGCTGCTGGACAAGCTGGCGCAGTCGGTCATTTCCTACCTCAACGGCCAGATCATGGCCGGCGCGCAAGCGGTGCAGATCTTCGACACCTGGGGTGGCAACCTGTCGGCGGCGGCGTACCAGGAATTTTCCCTGGCCTACATGCGCAAAATCGTCAGCGGCCTGATCCGCGAACACGAAGGCCGTCAAGTGCCCGTGATCATGTTCACCAAGGGCGGCGGCCTGTGGCTGGAAAGCATTGCCGACGCCGGTGCCGATGCACTGGGCCTGGACTGGACGTGCGACCTGGGCGAAGCCCGTCGCCGCGTCGGCAACCAAGTGGCCCTGCAAGGCAACATGGACCCGACCGTGCTCTACGCCAAGCCGCAAGCGATCCGCACTGAAGTGGGCCGCATCCTCGCCAGCTACGGCAAGGGCAGCGGCCACGTATTCAACCTCGGCCACGGCATCACCCCGGAAGTGAACCCGGAGCATGCGGGCGCGTTCCTGCGTGCAGTGCATGAGCTGTCGGCGCAGTATCACGAATAA
- a CDS encoding MFS transporter — translation MKAAVAPLAQERPPTALDEVVAQLNDVYIEKGTPMFMRTVLALFSGGFATFALLYCVQPMMPALSHEFSINAAQSSLILSVSTAMLAFGLLITGPISDRLGRKPVMVTSLFCAALCTIASGLMPTWEGILWMRALLGLSLSGLAAVAMTYLSEEIHPQHIGLAMGLYIGGNAIGGMSGRLLTGVLIDFVSWHTAMLIIGALALAAATVFWKILPESRNFRSSSLKPRNLLNGFVMHFKDAGLPWLFLEAFVLMGAFVTLFNYIGYRLLAAPYDLSQAVVGLLSVVYLSGIYSSAKIGSLADRLGRRRMLWATIVLMLAGITLTLFSPLVLIIIGMLIFTFGFFGAHSVASSWIGRRALKAKGQASSLYLFSYYAGSSIAGTAGGVFWHYAGWNGIGGFIVTLLIVALLVALRLAKLAPLGNGNT, via the coding sequence GTGAAAGCTGCTGTCGCTCCACTTGCCCAAGAACGTCCGCCCACCGCCCTGGATGAGGTGGTGGCGCAGCTCAACGATGTGTACATCGAAAAAGGCACACCGATGTTTATGCGTACGGTGCTGGCCCTGTTTTCCGGCGGCTTTGCCACCTTTGCCCTGCTGTATTGCGTACAGCCGATGATGCCGGCGCTGTCCCACGAGTTTTCCATCAATGCCGCGCAAAGCAGCCTGATCCTCTCCGTCTCCACCGCAATGCTCGCGTTTGGCCTGCTGATCACCGGGCCGATTTCCGATCGCCTGGGACGCAAGCCGGTGATGGTGACCTCGTTGTTCTGCGCGGCGCTCTGCACCATCGCCAGTGGCCTGATGCCCACCTGGGAAGGCATCCTGTGGATGCGCGCACTGCTGGGCCTGTCTCTCAGTGGTTTGGCGGCCGTGGCCATGACCTACCTCAGCGAGGAGATCCACCCGCAGCACATCGGCCTGGCCATGGGCCTGTATATCGGCGGCAATGCGATTGGCGGCATGAGCGGGCGTCTTCTCACCGGCGTGTTGATCGATTTCGTCAGCTGGCACACAGCAATGCTGATCATCGGCGCACTGGCATTGGCTGCCGCAACGGTGTTCTGGAAAATCCTCCCCGAGTCGCGCAACTTCCGCTCCAGCAGTCTCAAGCCGCGCAACCTGCTCAACGGTTTTGTCATGCACTTCAAGGATGCCGGCCTGCCCTGGTTGTTCCTCGAAGCCTTCGTGCTGATGGGGGCCTTCGTCACGCTGTTCAACTACATCGGCTACCGCTTGCTGGCCGCCCCCTACGACCTGAGCCAGGCGGTGGTGGGTTTGTTGTCGGTGGTGTACCTGTCGGGTATCTACAGCTCGGCAAAGATCGGCTCGCTGGCCGACCGCCTGGGCCGCCGCCGCATGCTGTGGGCCACGATCGTGCTGATGCTCGCCGGCATCACCCTGACGCTATTCAGCCCGCTGGTACTGATCATCATCGGTATGCTGATCTTCACCTTCGGCTTCTTCGGCGCCCACTCGGTGGCCAGCAGCTGGATTGGCCGCCGCGCCCTGAAAGCCAAGGGCCAGGCTTCATCGTTGTACTTGTTCAGCTATTACGCGGGGTCGAGTATTGCCGGGACCGCCGGTGGGGTTTTCTGGCATTACGCGGGGTGGAACGGGATTGGCGGGTTTATCGTCACGCTGCTGATCGTTGCGCTGCTGGTGGCGTTGAGGCTGGCGAAGCTGGCGCCGTTGGGGAACGGAAATACCTGA